One genomic segment of bacterium includes these proteins:
- a CDS encoding Spx/MgsR family RNA polymerase-binding regulatory protein — MPKITVYEKPSCTTCRKVAKILIDNGVDFEKVNYYVDPFSKSKLLLLLKKMNMNPSDILRKKEKNYKELNFAEKNYTEEQVLDLMIKYPDLVQRPIVAKGNKAILARPPEKINELF, encoded by the coding sequence ATGCCTAAAATTACAGTTTATGAAAAACCATCGTGCACAACCTGCAGAAAAGTAGCCAAAATATTAATCGATAATGGTGTCGATTTCGAAAAGGTGAATTATTATGTAGATCCTTTCTCAAAATCCAAACTTCTGTTATTATTAAAAAAGATGAATATGAATCCATCTGATATTTTGAGGAAGAAGGAAAAGAATTATAAGGAGTTAAATTTTGCTGAAAAGAATTATACAGAAGAACAGGTTCTGGATCTGATGATAAAATATCCTGATCTTGTTCAAAGACCGATTGTTGCAAAAGGTAATAAAGCAATCCTCGCCCGTCCACCGGAAAAAATTAATGAACTTTTTTAA
- a CDS encoding ParA family protein, with the protein MGKILAIANRRGRVGKTTTSINLAVAFANSGRKTLLVDLDSAGYCAKGLGLNKREITNDIFRDFQNKIPLKRSVLKTNISRLEFLYIKKLPYLDELRIGEISPNELILKSILHNISAHHDHVVIDCPPHLTGSINAALIAADSVLIPAAPGKFSSAAVRKILTQINDVRDNYNPELKIAGIFLTNYEYNNGDSFNLKKELFRDYPKLILNTSIPKSTAVPKAFDSNIPLLVFAPDDRASKAYIKLADELFERKNLFVLKRKV; encoded by the coding sequence ATGGGCAAAATATTAGCGATAGCAAACAGACGGGGAAGAGTTGGTAAAACAACTACTTCAATTAATCTCGCTGTTGCTTTTGCAAATTCAGGCAGAAAAACTTTACTAGTAGATCTGGATTCTGCTGGTTATTGTGCAAAAGGTCTTGGACTAAATAAACGTGAAATAACGAATGACATATTCAGGGATTTTCAGAATAAAATTCCTTTAAAGCGTTCTGTTCTTAAGACAAATATCTCAAGACTGGAATTTTTATACATTAAAAAATTACCATATCTTGATGAACTCCGAATTGGAGAAATCTCACCCAATGAACTAATTCTAAAAAGCATTTTACACAACATTTCAGCGCACCATGATCATGTCGTTATAGATTGCCCACCACACTTAACAGGTAGTATTAATGCCGCTCTAATTGCTGCTGACAGTGTATTAATTCCTGCTGCACCCGGAAAATTTTCCTCCGCTGCAGTTAGAAAAATTTTAACACAGATAAACGATGTACGGGATAATTATAATCCCGAACTGAAAATTGCCGGAATATTCCTAACCAACTATGAATATAACAATGGTGATTCGTTTAATCTGAAGAAGGAATTATTCAGAGATTATCCCAAACTAATTTTAAATACATCCATACCAAAAAGTACCGCGGTTCCAAAGGCATTCGATTCAAATATTCCTTTGCTTGTTTTTGCTCCTGATGATCGTGCATCAAAAGCGTATATTAAACTGGCAGACGAATTATTTGAAAGAAAAAATTTATTTGTCTTAAAAAGAAAAGTTTAA
- a CDS encoding geranylgeranylglyceryl/heptaprenylglyceryl phosphate synthase, giving the protein MKIYNNLLNTIRSKGAAYLVLLDPDKLTKTKIPPFIRHCEKSGVDGFLIGGSLMISGDLDSFIENVRVETSLPLIIFPGSVNQVSPAADAILFLSVISGRNPEHLIGKHVTASPLIKRANIEPISTGYILIESGTTTTAVYMSGSLPVPRNKPEIAAATALAGEYLGMKFIYLEAGSGAQESVPDEMVKAVSEECSIPVIVGGGIRTPQTARRKVESGASIIVTGNFFEDENNWDLIKDFANAIHTKLPVEV; this is encoded by the coding sequence ATGAAAATCTACAATAATCTCTTAAATACCATTCGCTCAAAAGGAGCCGCATACTTAGTACTCTTAGATCCCGATAAATTAACTAAGACAAAAATTCCACCTTTTATCCGACATTGCGAAAAATCCGGTGTCGATGGTTTTTTAATTGGCGGAAGTTTGATGATCAGTGGTGATCTGGATTCATTCATCGAAAACGTAAGAGTAGAAACCTCGCTTCCATTAATCATTTTTCCCGGAAGCGTAAACCAAGTTTCACCGGCTGCAGATGCAATATTATTTCTATCAGTTATAAGCGGTCGAAATCCAGAGCATCTGATTGGTAAACATGTCACCGCTTCGCCGTTGATAAAGAGAGCTAATATTGAGCCAATTTCCACCGGATATATTTTAATTGAATCAGGAACTACAACGACAGCCGTGTATATGAGCGGAAGCCTTCCTGTTCCCAGGAATAAACCGGAGATCGCCGCTGCAACTGCACTTGCAGGTGAATATCTTGGAATGAAATTTATTTATCTTGAAGCAGGTTCCGGAGCGCAGGAATCAGTTCCAGATGAAATGGTAAAAGCAGTTTCAGAGGAATGTAGTATTCCGGTAATTGTTGGCGGAGGAATCAGGACACCACAAACAGCAAGAAGAAAAGTTGAAAGTGGTGCAAGTATTATTGTTACGGGGAACTTCTTTGAAGATGAGAACAACTGGGATTTAATTAAAGACTTTGCTAATGCAATTCACACTAAGTTACCCGTTGAAGTTTAG
- a CDS encoding D-sedoheptulose 7-phosphate isomerase, translating to MDVNKFIVDSLIESSETKLKIKDQLQPDIFKVIELLVHCYKQGNKLLLCGNGGSAADCQHIATELMIRLNHHIQRPALPAIALTTDSSNLTAGGNDIGFENVFARNVEGLGNKGDVLLAISTSGNSPNVIKAVEAAHKKGMKVIGFLGGNGGKLKDIVDLPIVIPSSNVQRIQEGHITIAHIICELVEEKLYGKA from the coding sequence ATGGATGTAAATAAATTTATTGTTGATTCATTAATTGAAAGTTCCGAAACGAAACTCAAGATAAAGGATCAACTTCAACCAGATATATTTAAAGTAATTGAGTTATTGGTTCACTGCTATAAGCAAGGAAACAAATTATTGCTGTGCGGTAACGGAGGAAGCGCTGCCGACTGCCAGCATATTGCAACCGAGTTGATGATCAGACTTAATCATCACATTCAGAGACCGGCTCTTCCAGCTATCGCACTTACCACTGATTCCTCAAACCTTACTGCCGGTGGAAATGATATCGGGTTTGAAAATGTTTTCGCAAGAAATGTTGAAGGATTAGGAAATAAAGGTGATGTTCTTCTGGCAATATCAACCAGCGGAAATTCACCAAATGTTATTAAAGCTGTCGAAGCAGCCCATAAAAAGGGAATGAAAGTAATCGGATTTCTTGGTGGAAATGGTGGAAAGCTCAAAGATATAGTTGATCTTCCGATCGTAATTCCTTCTTCAAATGTCCAGCGAATTCAGGAAGGTCATATTACAATTGCACATATAATTTGTGAGCTTGTTGAAGAGAAGCTTTACGGCAAAGCTTAA
- a CDS encoding DUF192 domain-containing protein codes for MKIGIAVIALAVIFIFLLNNCSEETSEMKFYSFKKEGELTFTDSVGNQIIKIDIEIADNDYERQLGLMNRKSMEEMQGMLFIFPEERFQSFWMLNTLFSLDILFINSNKEIVTIHKNTTPLSQQSYPSSEPAIYVLEVNAGFCDRHKIKLDDKIYWIGGRISISN; via the coding sequence ATGAAAATCGGAATAGCAGTCATAGCACTGGCAGTTATCTTCATATTCTTACTGAACAACTGCAGCGAGGAAACATCTGAAATGAAATTTTATTCATTTAAAAAAGAAGGTGAACTTACTTTTACTGATTCAGTTGGAAATCAAATCATTAAAATTGATATTGAAATTGCCGACAATGACTATGAAAGACAGCTTGGTTTAATGAACAGGAAAAGCATGGAAGAGATGCAAGGCATGTTATTCATTTTTCCCGAAGAAAGATTTCAATCCTTCTGGATGCTGAACACACTATTTTCGCTGGATATACTCTTCATTAATAGCAATAAAGAAATTGTTACAATTCATAAAAACACTACTCCTCTTTCACAGCAAAGTTATCCCTCATCGGAACCGGCAATTTATGTTCTTGAAGTAAATGCGGGATTCTGTGACAGGCATAAAATAAAACTTGATGATAAGATCTATTGGATTGGTGGAAGAATTTCGATTTCAAATTGA
- a CDS encoding S9 family peptidase: MSIEKSTILEREEIILSDSQNKMIASGWGQEVLNNTVTEKIFYSSDGLKVRGYISYPKDYSKKYPCIIWNRGGIGNKGAIDSFTARGIFGQLASWGYIVFATQYRGNDGGEGHDEFGGDDVNDVLNLISLADEIENADITKWGIEGWSRGGMMTYLALTKTDKFKCAIVSGGIANLRCNSDESTFMRRLYEATMGKYKEKEFYEKCESRSIVKFPEKLSKNTPILIIHGTDDERVLPHDSIDLSYKLLELKIPFRLVILEGGDHFLKKHRKEVDEMRRKWFEKYLK; encoded by the coding sequence ATGAGCATAGAAAAATCAACTATCCTTGAAAGAGAAGAAATAATTCTTTCTGATTCGCAAAATAAAATGATCGCTAGCGGATGGGGACAGGAAGTGCTCAATAACACTGTAACTGAAAAGATTTTTTATTCATCTGATGGATTGAAGGTTAGAGGATACATTTCTTATCCGAAAGACTATTCAAAAAAATATCCGTGCATAATTTGGAACAGGGGAGGAATAGGAAACAAAGGTGCAATTGATTCCTTTACAGCGAGAGGAATTTTCGGACAGCTTGCAAGCTGGGGATATATTGTATTTGCAACTCAATATCGTGGAAATGATGGGGGTGAAGGTCACGACGAGTTCGGTGGTGATGACGTGAATGATGTATTGAACTTAATTTCTCTGGCTGATGAAATTGAAAATGCAGACATAACAAAATGGGGAATAGAGGGCTGGAGCCGTGGTGGAATGATGACATATCTTGCTTTAACAAAAACGGATAAGTTTAAGTGTGCAATTGTCAGCGGTGGGATTGCAAATCTTCGCTGTAATTCAGATGAAAGCACTTTTATGAGAAGATTGTATGAAGCTACAATGGGCAAATACAAAGAGAAAGAATTTTATGAGAAGTGTGAAAGCCGTTCGATTGTAAAATTCCCGGAGAAGCTGTCCAAGAACACACCGATATTGATTATTCACGGAACTGATGACGAAAGAGTATTGCCGCACGATTCAATTGATCTTTCCTACAAACTACTTGAACTAAAAATTCCATTCAGGCTTGTTATACTTGAAGGCGGAGATCACTTTTTGAAAAAGCACAGAAAAGAAGTTGATGAGATGAGAAGGAAGTGGTTTGAGAAATATTTAAAATAA
- the hslU gene encoding ATP-dependent protease ATPase subunit HslU, translated as MNDRSMQELTPSKIVEELDKYIIGQTEAKRAVAIALRNRWRRQQIEDVLREEILPNNIILIGPTGVGKTEISRRLAKLAAAPFVKVEASKFTEVGYVGRDVESMVRDLTDFAVNMVKAEKTKEVQSKAEHLAEERILDILIPPVRKPHQPAQPVQVQAQTDVELNTDEINSEEYQNKKTREWMKVKLKNGEMDDKLIEFDSQAPPAIGMQVMGPFGMDDMGINIQEIVGNLMPKKKKKRKTTIAEARQILAQEEAQKLIDMEAVQREAIKRVEESGIIFIDEIDKVASSGGKGHGPDVSREGVQRDLLPIVEGTNVNTKYGIVRTDHVLFIASGAFHVAKPSDLIPELQGRFPIRVELRSLTEEDFVQILTTPQNALFKQYSALLETEGVKLHFTDDGIREIARIATEVNEAVENIGARRLHTILTTLLDEILFDVPDKIPTETINITAKFVKEKLDKIVKDRDLSKFIL; from the coding sequence ATGAATGATAGATCAATGCAGGAATTAACACCGAGCAAAATTGTAGAAGAGCTTGATAAATATATTATCGGGCAGACTGAAGCAAAACGAGCAGTAGCAATTGCACTTCGCAACCGATGGCGAAGACAGCAGATTGAAGATGTTCTTCGTGAAGAAATTCTTCCAAATAATATTATTCTTATTGGACCGACCGGTGTTGGTAAGACAGAAATTTCCAGAAGACTCGCAAAACTCGCCGCAGCTCCTTTTGTAAAAGTTGAAGCATCAAAATTTACAGAGGTTGGATACGTTGGTAGAGATGTTGAATCAATGGTTCGCGATCTGACAGACTTTGCCGTTAATATGGTCAAAGCTGAAAAAACGAAAGAAGTCCAATCCAAAGCTGAACATCTTGCTGAAGAAAGAATTCTTGATATACTAATTCCACCAGTACGAAAACCTCATCAACCTGCACAGCCGGTTCAGGTTCAGGCACAGACAGATGTTGAGCTAAACACAGATGAAATCAATTCGGAAGAATATCAAAACAAGAAAACACGCGAGTGGATGAAAGTAAAATTGAAAAACGGTGAAATGGATGATAAGCTGATTGAGTTCGATTCGCAGGCACCGCCGGCAATTGGTATGCAGGTAATGGGTCCGTTTGGAATGGATGATATGGGAATTAATATTCAGGAAATTGTTGGCAACCTGATGCCGAAGAAAAAGAAGAAAAGAAAAACTACAATTGCTGAAGCACGACAAATACTTGCACAGGAAGAAGCTCAGAAATTAATTGATATGGAAGCTGTTCAGCGTGAAGCAATTAAACGAGTTGAAGAATCAGGAATAATTTTTATTGATGAAATTGACAAAGTTGCAAGCAGCGGCGGTAAAGGTCACGGTCCGGATGTTTCCCGCGAAGGTGTGCAGAGAGATTTACTTCCGATTGTTGAAGGCACAAACGTAAATACAAAATACGGAATAGTAAGGACTGATCACGTTTTATTTATTGCTTCAGGTGCATTTCACGTCGCGAAGCCATCTGATTTAATTCCTGAATTGCAGGGAAGATTTCCAATTCGTGTTGAGCTGAGAAGTTTAACTGAAGAAGATTTTGTCCAGATATTAACAACCCCGCAGAACGCGTTGTTCAAACAGTATTCTGCTTTGTTGGAGACCGAGGGAGTTAAATTACACTTTACCGATGACGGAATAAGAGAAATTGCGCGCATTGCTACTGAGGTAAACGAAGCAGTAGAAAATATTGGTGCAAGAAGATTGCACACGATTTTAACAACCCTACTTGATGAAATATTATTTGATGTGCCGGACAAAATCCCAACAGAAACAATTAACATCACAGCAAAATTTGTAAAAGAAAAGCTCGATAAGATTGTAAAAGACAGGGATCTGAGTAAGTTTATTTTGTAA
- the hslV gene encoding ATP-dependent protease subunit HslV: MSNKIRSTTILGIVHNGTAALGGDGQVSIGNTIMKHNALKIRKLSDGKVICGFAGGAADAFSLMERFEDKLQQYRGNVNRAAVELAKEWRTDKILRRLEAMLAVVSKDTALIISGNGDVIEPDDKIVAIGSGGMYALSAARMLKKYSKLSAKEIAEESLRTAADICIYTNDKINVEVVE; encoded by the coding sequence ATGAGTAATAAAATCAGATCAACAACAATACTTGGTATTGTACATAACGGAACAGCCGCTCTCGGCGGAGACGGACAGGTTTCAATCGGCAACACAATAATGAAACACAACGCACTGAAAATCAGAAAACTTTCTGACGGGAAAGTTATTTGCGGATTTGCAGGTGGTGCAGCAGATGCATTTTCTTTAATGGAAAGATTTGAAGATAAATTACAGCAGTATCGTGGTAATGTTAACCGTGCAGCGGTCGAACTCGCAAAAGAATGGCGGACAGATAAAATTCTTCGCAGGCTCGAAGCGATGCTTGCAGTAGTTTCAAAAGACACGGCGCTGATTATTTCGGGTAACGGCGATGTAATTGAACCGGATGATAAAATCGTTGCAATTGGTTCTGGCGGAATGTATGCATTATCAGCAGCGAGAATGTTAAAAAAGTACAGTAAGCTATCTGCAAAAGAAATAGCAGAAGAATCATTAAGAACAGCAGCAGATATTTGCATTTACACAAACGACAAAATTAATGTAGAAGTAGTTGAGTAG
- a CDS encoding isoprenylcysteine carboxylmethyltransferase family protein: MDLVVDVLIIILLFGIFGYTHSLLASEKVKIQFRKIFGDLIAFYRLLYNLFGLLSLYLIYEFSPKPHIIIYDLPNPYDIIILIPQHLSLAGAIWVFKYICFKEFLGFDQIKRFLEKRYTTELDEEFTLRIEGPYKYSRHPIYFFSITFLLFRPTMDLFYLTFFICIVVYFYIGSYYEEKKLVRQFGEVYVKYQKEVPRIFPVKLFKPYNQNFATEN; this comes from the coding sequence ATGGATCTCGTCGTTGATGTATTAATCATCATACTTCTGTTTGGGATTTTCGGATATACACATTCTCTTTTAGCATCTGAAAAAGTAAAAATTCAATTTAGAAAAATCTTTGGCGATTTGATTGCTTTTTACAGACTACTGTATAATCTGTTCGGATTACTCTCACTTTATTTGATTTACGAATTCTCACCAAAGCCTCACATCATCATTTATGATTTACCAAATCCTTACGATATAATTATTCTGATCCCTCAACATCTTTCACTAGCAGGTGCAATCTGGGTGTTTAAGTATATTTGCTTCAAGGAATTTTTAGGTTTTGATCAGATTAAAAGATTTTTGGAGAAAAGATACACAACTGAACTTGATGAAGAATTTACTCTTCGCATAGAAGGACCATATAAATATTCAAGACACCCGATTTATTTCTTTTCAATAACATTTTTACTGTTCAGACCAACAATGGATTTGTTTTATCTCACATTCTTCATCTGTATAGTCGTTTATTTTTACATTGGTTCTTACTATGAAGAGAAGAAATTAGTAAGGCAGTTTGGTGAGGTTTATGTAAAGTACCAGAAGGAAGTACCGAGAATATTTCCGGTAAAATTATTTAAACCTTATAACCAAAATTTCGCAACTGAAAATTGA
- the rpoN gene encoding RNA polymerase factor sigma-54 — MLTLSQRLSQQQKLSPQQIQYQKLLQLNTLALEQRIKTELELNPILEEELELSQETDDKEKDKEEETAADEIKDPDNEEFGLEDFMNDDDYDHERIYRGSDEEQFHPLAPVRETLSEHLIEQLNMLNLDENLNRLGEEIIGNLDDGGYLKRGLGEILNELELFDHIKIDPEEAENLLKRIQLFDPLGIACRDLQECLLVQIRNGKNFDPYYRYIAEKMLMEFYDDFTKRRFDVLRQKMDLTDETLKETVNLIQSLNPKPGEGNIDSAEMNQISPDFIIEKVENDYVITLNDRSMPSVTISKQYLEMFESNRRRGKKSNREKETYKFLREKFESAKWFIACIQQRRDTLMKIMQAIFQRQYEFFEKGPKALRPMIYKDIAQEINMDISTISRVVNGKYVQSPQGIHELKYFFSEGLATDNGDEVSNKHIKERLKEIIDKEDKRKPFSDDKLAELLNEEGIHIARRTVAKYREQLRLPVARLRKEL, encoded by the coding sequence ATGCTAACACTCAGTCAACGTCTATCACAACAGCAAAAATTATCACCGCAGCAGATTCAGTATCAGAAACTGCTTCAACTAAATACTCTCGCACTAGAGCAAAGAATAAAAACTGAACTCGAGCTCAATCCAATTCTTGAAGAAGAATTGGAATTGTCACAGGAAACAGATGATAAGGAAAAAGATAAAGAAGAAGAAACTGCAGCCGATGAAATAAAAGATCCAGACAATGAAGAGTTTGGTCTTGAAGATTTTATGAATGATGATGATTACGATCACGAAAGAATTTACAGAGGATCGGATGAAGAACAATTCCATCCACTTGCACCTGTCAGAGAGACTCTTTCTGAACATCTGATAGAACAATTGAACATGTTAAACCTTGACGAGAATTTAAATCGACTTGGTGAGGAAATAATTGGCAATCTTGATGATGGTGGATATTTGAAAAGAGGTCTTGGTGAAATTCTGAACGAGCTTGAGCTTTTTGATCATATTAAAATTGATCCCGAAGAAGCAGAAAACCTCCTTAAACGTATTCAGCTTTTTGATCCATTGGGAATAGCGTGCAGGGATTTGCAGGAGTGTTTGCTTGTTCAGATTCGTAACGGAAAAAATTTCGATCCTTATTACAGGTACATCGCTGAAAAAATGTTGATGGAGTTTTATGATGATTTTACGAAGAGAAGATTTGATGTGCTTCGTCAAAAAATGGATCTTACTGATGAAACGCTGAAGGAAACAGTTAATTTAATCCAGAGCCTTAATCCAAAACCCGGTGAAGGAAATATTGACTCGGCGGAAATGAATCAGATTTCTCCTGACTTCATTATAGAAAAAGTTGAGAACGATTATGTGATCACTTTGAATGACAGAAGTATGCCATCAGTTACAATTAGTAAACAATATCTTGAAATGTTTGAAAGCAACCGAAGAAGAGGAAAAAAATCAAACAGAGAAAAAGAGACATATAAATTCCTGCGGGAAAAATTTGAATCGGCAAAATGGTTCATCGCCTGTATCCAGCAGAGGAGAGATACTTTAATGAAAATTATGCAGGCAATATTCCAAAGACAGTATGAATTTTTTGAAAAAGGTCCAAAAGCTCTCCGCCCGATGATTTACAAGGACATCGCCCAGGAAATAAATATGGACATCTCAACTATCAGTCGTGTTGTTAATGGTAAGTACGTACAAAGTCCTCAAGGTATTCACGAACTGAAGTATTTCTTCAGTGAAGGTCTTGCAACTGATAATGGAGACGAAGTTTCGAACAAGCACATCAAGGAAAGATTAAAAGAAATAATCGACAAAGAAGATAAACGAAAACCTTTCAGTGATGACAAGCTTGCTGAACTGCTTAATGAAGAAGGTATTCATATCGCAAGAAGGACTGTAGCAAAGTACAGAGAACAATTAAGACTTCCGGTTGCAAGGCTCAGAAAAGAACTTTGA
- a CDS encoding DUF3109 family protein, with amino-acid sequence MDKQILPVGNVLVRQEIAETHFKCDLLKCKGACCTFESRYGAPVTWDEVSTINQILTIVKKYIPKSHKDEIEEHGFFEDRSGEPLLRSIDNRACVFVFYENGIAKCSIEKAYFDGKIDFRKPISCHLFPIRISDFGGDVLRFEHLDECQPALELGKKENTTVAEFCEDSLNRKYGKEWYSQFKELIRK; translated from the coding sequence ATGGATAAGCAAATTTTACCGGTTGGAAATGTATTGGTCAGGCAGGAAATTGCAGAAACGCACTTCAAATGCGATTTATTAAAATGCAAGGGTGCATGCTGTACATTCGAAAGTAGGTATGGTGCCCCCGTTACCTGGGATGAGGTTTCGACCATAAATCAGATACTAACAATTGTCAAAAAGTACATTCCGAAATCACATAAAGACGAAATTGAGGAACATGGATTTTTTGAAGATAGAAGCGGCGAACCACTGCTTAGAAGCATTGATAACCGTGCATGTGTTTTTGTCTTTTATGAAAATGGAATAGCTAAATGCTCAATCGAGAAAGCCTACTTTGATGGTAAGATCGATTTCAGGAAGCCGATTTCCTGTCATCTCTTCCCTATCAGAATTTCAGATTTCGGGGGAGACGTATTAAGATTTGAGCATCTCGATGAATGTCAACCAGCATTAGAGCTTGGGAAAAAAGAAAACACTACAGTTGCAGAATTCTGTGAAGATTCTCTTAACAGAAAATATGGCAAAGAATGGTATTCACAATTTAAGGAGTTAATCAGGAAATAA
- a CDS encoding SDR family NAD(P)-dependent oxidoreductase: MDFKNKNVLITGASSGIGYSLAKLLPKEKCSLALLSRRIDKLQDLVDEMENYGGIAKAYRCDVAKTEDVKNVFENVKKDFGKIDIVILNSGISSRADINNYSSKTAKEIIDVNTLGIVNCVEQLLPNFMNRKEGMIVGVTSLAESRGFPRSGFYNASKAAASLLLESLRVELKPFNVKVLTVKPGFVRTPMTDKNEFHMPFLMDVEKAAKIILNGIKKEKKIIQFPLPIVIGSKILKYMPDWLFDFLMSRPLPARKN, encoded by the coding sequence ATGGATTTCAAAAATAAAAACGTACTGATCACCGGAGCCTCATCCGGAATAGGCTATTCACTTGCAAAATTACTGCCAAAGGAAAAATGCTCATTAGCTTTGCTTTCGAGACGCATCGATAAGCTCCAGGATTTAGTAGATGAAATGGAAAATTATGGAGGAATTGCCAAAGCTTACAGATGCGACGTTGCAAAAACTGAAGATGTTAAAAATGTTTTCGAAAATGTAAAAAAAGATTTTGGAAAAATTGATATTGTGATTCTTAATTCCGGAATTTCATCAAGAGCTGACATTAATAATTACTCATCCAAAACAGCGAAGGAAATTATTGATGTGAATACTCTTGGAATAGTAAATTGCGTTGAACAGCTGCTTCCGAATTTTATGAATAGAAAAGAGGGGATGATAGTTGGAGTTACAAGTCTTGCTGAATCGAGAGGTTTTCCGAGGAGTGGATTTTACAATGCGAGCAAAGCTGCTGCATCATTGCTTCTTGAGAGCTTGCGGGTCGAATTAAAACCATTTAATGTAAAAGTACTCACAGTAAAACCCGGTTTTGTTAGAACACCGATGACTGACAAGAACGAATTTCATATGCCTTTTTTGATGGATGTAGAAAAAGCCGCAAAAATAATTTTGAATGGAATAAAGAAAGAGAAAAAGATAATTCAATTTCCTTTGCCAATTGTAATTGGTTCAAAGATTTTAAAATATATGCCTGACTGGCTATTTGATTTTCTGATGAGCAGGCCATTACCAGCCAGGAAGAATTAA